The Miscanthus floridulus cultivar M001 chromosome 17, ASM1932011v1, whole genome shotgun sequence genome has a window encoding:
- the LOC136516083 gene encoding uncharacterized protein, whose amino-acid sequence MSATYTRWIHHGESADTEVVENLEQQVEGRDHDFGIHVDVADDDYDEDHGVPEMIGELYAAVEAEGQQLMFARVLEDAKKSLSPGSRHSKFSFLSELPKSYDEAKKYLRELGLGCENIHVCPNNYVLFRKRYAKDNVCPVCKASRWQDETGTKRVPHKVLRHFPLLPRLKRIFALKRTSEETQWHQKKRTPVNNVMSHPADGEAWKDFDRREKTFASDPRNLRLALATDGFNPFGNMSTQYSPKSPGKDFDVFLEPLIEDLIDLWKGVRTFDACTGKKFDLRAAVLWCIHDYPALSTLSGDMHGREAWLSMVSVKTKMSQGKTKDTTNARLDLYDMGIRPKFHLQQHGNSVIAPPALYVLGKDQKITFCKFLKGGLVRKDVYEVVAEIRTFFRELCSRNLRIDVVKWLKQEIPLILCKLEKIFPPAFFDVMVHLAVHLPDEALLRGPVQYGWMYMEDIDTRFNRDDGSAGEVSLPNDISVFKHGVTLVGSDRRQYIDDVVLNKLVCLYRADLEEQGARDVDRMVEKGFAKWFKCHKNAAIAEAYNPYFVVDDGEDDEEEEIAVAE is encoded by the exons ATGTCAGCTACGTACAccaggtggattcatcatggggagtCGGCGGATACTGAAGTGGTTGAGAATTTGGAGCAGCAGGTCGAAGGAAGGGATCATGACTTTGGGATACATGTGGATGTGGCCGATGATGACTATGATGAGGATCACGGAGTACCAGAGATGATAGGAGAGTTGTATGCTGCAGTAGAGGCAGAGGGACAACAACTAATGTTTGCAAGAGTCCTTGAGGATGCGAAGAAGTCACTTAGCCCGGGATCTAGGCACTCAAAATTCTCTTTTCTG AGTGAGTTGCCAAAATCATATGACGAGGCCAAGAAATATCTTAGAGAATTGGGTCTTGGCTGTGAAAACATCCATGTGTGCCCGAACAATTATGTGTTGTTTCGGAAGAGGTATGCTAAAGACAATGTGTGTCCAGTATGCAAGGCATCTAGATGGCAAGATGAAACTGGGACCAAGAGGGTTCCACACAAGGTATTGAGGCATTTTCCACTTTTGCCAAGGTTGAAAAGAATTTTTGCTTTAAAGCGAACTTCTGAGGAAACACAATGGCACCAGAAAAAGAGGACGCCAGTCAACAATGTAATGAGCCATCCAGCTGATGGGGAAGCATGGAAGGATTTCGACAGGAGAGAAAAAACCTTTGCATCCGACCCGAGGAACCTGAGGCTTGCCTTAGCTACCGATggattcaatccatttggcaacatGAGTACCCAGTACA GTCCAAAGTctccaggaaaggattttgatgtGTTCCTTGAGCCCCTAATTGAAGACCTGATCGATCTATGGAAGGGTGTCCGCACCTTCGATGCATGTACTGGTAAGAAGTTTGACCTTCGCGCTGCCGTGCTGTGGTGTATACATGATTATCCAGCGCTGAGCACGTTATCAGG GGACATGCATGGTAGAGAAGCTTGGCTTTCGATGGTAAGCGTGAAAACAAAGATGAGCCAG GGCAAGACCAAGGACACAACCAATGCTAGGCTAGATTTGTATGATATGGGCATAAGACCTAAATTTCACTTGCAGCAGCATGGCAACTCAGTCATTGCTCCACCTGCTCTATATGTCTTGGGGAAGGATCAGAAAATCACGTTCTGCAAGTTTCTCAAAG GAGGACTGGTGAGGAAGGATGTATATGAAGTAGTTGCAGAGATCAGGACCTTCTTTAGGGAACTATGCAGTAGAAATCTACGGATTGATGTTGTGAAATGGCTGAAACAAGAAATTCCATTGATCCtatgcaagcttgagaaaatCTTTCCACCTGCCTTCTTTGATGTCATGGTGCACTTGGCCGTCCATCTTCCTGATGAGGCACTGCTTAGAGGACCTGTTCAGTAcggatggat GTATATGGAGGATATTGACACTAGATTTAACCGTGATGATGGTAGTGCTGGAGAGGTGTCATTGCCTAATGACATCTCTGTTTTTAAGCATGGTGTTACTCTTGTTGGATCTGATAGGAGGCAGTACATTGATGATGTTGTCCTGAATAAGTTAGTCTG CTTGTACAGGGCCGATCTAGAGGAGCAAGGTGCACGTGATGTTGATAGAATGGTTGAAAAAGGATTTGCAAAGTGGTTTAAGTGCCAT aagaatgccgcaattgctgaagcttataatccatattttgttgttgatgatggtgaggatgatgaagaagaggagattgCTGTAGCTGAATAG